The following are from one region of the Jeongeupia sp. USM3 genome:
- a CDS encoding AraC family transcriptional regulator, whose translation MTPDLEVVELQGNESFRVWYHGYPFRTVRWHYHPEYEIQLIAETSGKYFVGDFIGDFAPGNLVMTGPNLPHNWVSELPEGQTVERRGLIVQFPAEYISNGIAAFPELAHTQKLLAESQRGLVFCEHTAAAARPIFDELLEAQGCRRIVLFLSLLDLLARCEHRQPLASAEYRADPKHYMSSTINQVLSYIGENLASDLPEADLAELAGQSVSAFSRYFRKHTGMSVVQCINRMRINRACELLTSSEFTVTEICFLVGFNNVSNFNRHFLAQKNMPPSKFRSCQQLNAACLSAA comes from the coding sequence ATGACCCCAGACCTTGAAGTCGTCGAACTGCAGGGCAATGAATCGTTCCGCGTCTGGTATCACGGCTATCCGTTCCGTACCGTGCGCTGGCACTACCACCCGGAATACGAGATCCAGCTGATCGCCGAAACCAGCGGCAAATACTTCGTCGGCGACTTCATCGGCGATTTCGCGCCGGGCAATCTGGTGATGACCGGGCCGAACCTGCCGCACAACTGGGTCAGCGAGTTGCCCGAGGGCCAGACCGTCGAGCGCCGCGGGCTGATCGTGCAGTTTCCGGCCGAATACATCAGTAACGGCATCGCCGCGTTTCCGGAGCTGGCGCACACGCAGAAGCTGCTGGCCGAATCGCAACGCGGTCTGGTGTTCTGCGAACACACTGCCGCTGCCGCCCGGCCGATCTTCGACGAACTGCTCGAAGCGCAGGGCTGCCGGCGCATCGTGCTGTTCCTGTCGCTGCTCGACCTGCTGGCGCGCTGCGAGCACCGCCAGCCGCTCGCCAGTGCCGAGTACCGCGCCGATCCGAAGCACTACATGTCGTCGACGATCAACCAGGTGCTGTCGTACATCGGCGAGAACCTCGCCAGCGATCTGCCCGAGGCCGATCTGGCCGAGCTGGCCGGGCAGAGCGTCAGCGCGTTCTCGCGCTACTTCCGCAAGCACACCGGGATGTCGGTCGTGCAGTGCATCAACCGGATGCGGATCAACCGGGCGTGCGAGCTGCTGACGAGCAGCGAGTTCACCGTCACCGAGATCTGCTTCCTCGTCGGCTTCAACAACGTGTCCAACTTCAACCGGCACTTCCTGGCGCAGAAGAACATGCCGCCATCGAAGTTCCGAAGTTGCCAGCAGCTGAACGCCGCCTGCCTCAGCGCCGCCTGA
- a CDS encoding ABC transporter substrate-binding protein: MYHSNRFLNLTVKTLAAGLCAAAIAAPVQAAPLKIGMSFQELNNPYFVTMKEALEQAAGSMGAQVVITDARHDVSKQISDVEDMVQKKIDILLLNPTDSVGIQNAVKSAKKAGVVTVAVDAQAQGPIDSFVGSKNYDAGVMACDYLAKNIGSSGDVAILDGIPVVPILERVRGCKAALAKYPGIKIVSVQNGKQERATALTVTENILQANPKLKGIFSVNDTGSLGALSAIEASGKDVKLTSVDGAPDAIKALQKPNSKFIATSAQYPRDQVRLALAIAMAKKWGANVPATVPVDVKLIDKAGAKTFSW; the protein is encoded by the coding sequence ATGTACCACTCGAACCGTTTTCTGAACCTGACCGTCAAGACCCTCGCCGCCGGCCTCTGTGCCGCTGCCATCGCCGCACCAGTGCAGGCTGCGCCGCTGAAGATCGGCATGTCGTTCCAGGAGCTGAACAACCCGTACTTCGTGACCATGAAGGAAGCGCTGGAGCAGGCCGCCGGCTCGATGGGCGCGCAGGTCGTGATCACCGACGCCCGCCACGACGTCTCGAAGCAGATCAGCGACGTCGAAGACATGGTGCAGAAGAAGATCGACATCCTGCTGCTGAACCCGACCGATTCGGTCGGCATCCAGAACGCGGTGAAGTCGGCCAAGAAGGCCGGTGTCGTCACCGTCGCCGTCGACGCGCAGGCACAGGGACCGATCGACTCCTTCGTCGGCTCGAAGAACTACGACGCCGGCGTGATGGCCTGCGACTACCTTGCCAAGAACATCGGCAGCAGCGGCGACGTGGCGATCCTCGACGGCATCCCGGTCGTGCCGATCCTCGAACGCGTGCGCGGCTGCAAGGCGGCGCTGGCCAAGTACCCGGGCATCAAGATCGTCTCGGTGCAGAACGGCAAGCAGGAACGCGCCACCGCGCTGACGGTGACCGAGAACATCCTGCAGGCCAATCCGAAGCTCAAGGGCATCTTCAGCGTCAACGACACCGGTTCGCTCGGTGCGCTGTCGGCGATCGAAGCCTCGGGCAAGGACGTGAAGCTGACCAGCGTCGACGGTGCGCCGGACGCGATCAAGGCACTGCAGAAACCGAACTCGAAGTTCATCGCCACCAGTGCGCAGTATCCGCGTGATCAGGTCCGCCTGGCGCTGGCGATCGCGATGGCGAAGAAGTGGGGCGCCAACGTCCCGGCCACGGTGCCGGTCGACGTGAAGCTGATCGACAAGGCCGGCGCCAAGACTTTTAGCTGGTAA
- a CDS encoding S9 family peptidase, with product MRFPRITFSLILATTLTAHAADDNGPPLRHDLNEQVLMLPAKPGLFGFDLETTLFKPDGPGPFPLAVINHGKKAGEAFRQERQRYPLMAQEFLKRGYIVALPMRRGFSRSGGKYVVEGCNLTQFARDQADDVTKVIELLRARPDVDGSRILVIGQSLGGYVTLAQAERNVAGVRAVLNFVGGIYWPDNQYCDLQTARNESFTNLGSDAKVDSLWFYGENDAYTPAETAARLYERYQAAGGRAEFVRFDAPKNAAHGLFGTREGFDKIWWPKAEPFLKAHGLPTAVINPQYIGPPAPKASGYARSPRNFYVLPPADEGCKTEYRKFVDDNVAPRAFAFSADGACGWAANSDDPSFYALKSCKSVAKQPCQLYLVDDVVVWPIAGIAPSDTSTAKQPKPAPES from the coding sequence ATGCGCTTCCCCCGGATCACCTTCTCCCTCATTCTCGCCACCACCCTTACCGCCCATGCCGCCGACGACAACGGCCCGCCCCTGCGCCACGACCTGAACGAACAGGTGCTGATGCTGCCGGCCAAGCCGGGGCTGTTCGGCTTCGATCTCGAGACCACGCTGTTCAAGCCCGACGGCCCGGGGCCGTTTCCGCTGGCGGTGATCAACCACGGCAAAAAAGCCGGCGAAGCATTCCGGCAGGAGCGGCAGCGCTATCCGCTGATGGCGCAGGAGTTCCTCAAACGCGGCTACATCGTAGCGCTGCCGATGCGACGCGGCTTTTCCAGGTCGGGTGGCAAATACGTCGTGGAAGGCTGCAACCTCACCCAATTCGCCCGCGATCAGGCGGACGATGTCACCAAGGTCATCGAACTGCTGCGAGCCCGGCCGGATGTGGATGGCAGCCGTATTCTGGTCATCGGCCAGTCGCTCGGTGGCTACGTAACTCTGGCGCAGGCGGAGCGCAATGTCGCCGGCGTCAGGGCAGTACTGAACTTTGTCGGCGGCATCTACTGGCCCGACAACCAGTACTGCGACTTGCAAACAGCGCGCAACGAGTCCTTCACCAATCTGGGCTCGGATGCGAAGGTCGATTCGCTGTGGTTTTATGGCGAGAACGACGCGTACACCCCAGCCGAAACTGCCGCCAGGCTGTACGAGCGCTATCAGGCGGCGGGTGGTCGTGCCGAGTTCGTGCGTTTTGATGCGCCGAAAAATGCCGCGCACGGCCTGTTCGGCACGCGCGAGGGGTTCGATAAAATCTGGTGGCCCAAGGCAGAGCCCTTCCTCAAGGCCCATGGCCTGCCAACGGCGGTGATCAACCCGCAATACATCGGTCCGCCTGCACCGAAAGCCAGCGGCTACGCGCGAAGCCCGCGCAACTTCTACGTTTTGCCCCCCGCCGACGAAGGCTGTAAAACCGAGTACCGCAAATTCGTCGACGACAACGTCGCGCCGCGTGCATTTGCCTTCAGCGCCGACGGCGCATGCGGCTGGGCCGCCAATAGCGACGACCCCAGCTTTTATGCGCTGAAGAGCTGCAAATCGGTCGCCAAGCAGCCCTGCCAGCTCTACCTCGTCGACGATGTCGTTGTCTGGCCCATTGCGGGCATAGCACCGTCCGACACCAGCACTGCAAAACAGCCCAAGCCCGCACCTGAAAGCTGA
- a CDS encoding carbon starvation protein A, protein MDHALTFVIATICILMICYRLYGVFFVRKVLRADDTKITPAHELKDGKDYLPTNKWVAFGGHFAAIAAAGPLVGPVLAAQYGYLPSFLWLLIGCVIGGAVHDTVVLFASMKHRGKSLSEVAKAELGPVAGWCTGLAMLFIITITMAGLSMVVVHALERNPWGAFAVFMTIPIAICVGLWEKMTGSMKNASYVGIVAIMACVFAGPYIQHTMIGEWLSLNAKTVSLILPIYAFFATALPVWMLLTPRAALSSFMKIGVFGLLIVGVVFINPQIQFPAVTDFIHGGGPVLAGPVWPFISITIACGAISGFHAFIGSGTTPKQIDKWSDILPVGFGAMLAECLVGVMALVAATALHPADYFAINSTPEVFKTLGMDVIHLPALSQAIGLDLQGRTGGAVTLAVGMADIFTKIPWFSSLASYFFQFMVMFEAVFILTAIDSGTRVSRYLLQDFLGDLWAPLKRTDWMPGAIGTSILACIAWGYLLNSGDINSVWALFGVSNQLMASVGLIIGATIILRIADKRVYMLTCLIPLAYLFVTVNYAGYWMIDNVYFNAAAKGYNVFNGIISIVMMALGVVILISALMKWKEMLGLTPAARLKLAQA, encoded by the coding sequence ATGGATCACGCCCTGACGTTCGTGATCGCCACCATTTGCATCCTGATGATCTGCTACCGCCTGTACGGGGTGTTTTTCGTCCGCAAGGTGCTGCGAGCCGATGATACAAAGATCACCCCCGCCCACGAGCTCAAGGACGGCAAGGACTACCTGCCGACCAACAAGTGGGTGGCCTTCGGCGGCCACTTCGCCGCCATCGCCGCCGCCGGCCCGCTGGTCGGCCCGGTGCTCGCCGCGCAGTACGGCTATCTGCCGAGCTTTTTGTGGCTCTTGATCGGCTGTGTGATCGGCGGCGCGGTGCACGACACCGTGGTGCTGTTCGCGTCGATGAAGCACCGCGGCAAGTCGCTGTCCGAAGTCGCCAAGGCCGAGCTCGGCCCGGTGGCGGGCTGGTGCACCGGGCTGGCGATGCTGTTCATCATCACCATCACCATGGCCGGGCTGTCGATGGTCGTGGTGCATGCGCTCGAGCGCAACCCGTGGGGCGCGTTCGCGGTGTTCATGACCATCCCGATCGCGATCTGCGTCGGCCTGTGGGAAAAGATGACCGGCAGCATGAAGAACGCCAGCTATGTCGGCATCGTCGCAATCATGGCCTGCGTGTTCGCCGGCCCCTACATCCAGCACACCATGATCGGTGAATGGCTGTCGCTGAACGCCAAGACCGTGTCGCTGATCCTGCCGATCTACGCCTTCTTCGCCACCGCGCTGCCGGTGTGGATGCTGTTGACGCCGCGTGCCGCGCTGTCGAGCTTCATGAAGATCGGCGTGTTCGGCCTGCTGATCGTCGGCGTGGTGTTCATCAACCCGCAGATCCAGTTCCCGGCGGTGACCGACTTCATCCACGGCGGCGGCCCGGTGCTTGCCGGCCCGGTCTGGCCGTTCATCTCGATCACCATCGCCTGCGGCGCGATCTCGGGCTTCCACGCCTTCATCGGTTCGGGCACCACGCCCAAGCAGATCGACAAGTGGAGCGACATCCTGCCGGTCGGCTTCGGCGCGATGCTGGCCGAATGCCTCGTCGGCGTGATGGCCCTCGTTGCCGCCACCGCGCTGCACCCGGCCGACTACTTCGCGATCAACTCGACCCCGGAAGTGTTCAAGACCCTCGGCATGGACGTGATCCACCTGCCGGCACTGAGCCAGGCCATCGGCCTCGACCTTCAGGGCCGCACCGGCGGCGCGGTGACGCTGGCCGTCGGCATGGCGGACATCTTCACCAAGATCCCGTGGTTCTCGTCGCTGGCGTCGTACTTCTTCCAGTTCATGGTGATGTTCGAGGCCGTGTTCATCCTCACCGCCATCGACTCGGGCACCCGCGTGTCGCGCTACCTGCTGCAGGACTTCCTCGGCGACCTGTGGGCCCCGCTCAAGCGCACCGACTGGATGCCCGGCGCGATCGGCACCAGCATCCTCGCCTGCATCGCCTGGGGCTACCTCTTGAACTCGGGCGACATCAACTCGGTGTGGGCGCTGTTCGGCGTGTCGAACCAGCTGATGGCCTCGGTCGGCCTGATCATCGGCGCCACCATCATCCTGCGCATCGCCGACAAGCGCGTGTACATGCTGACCTGCCTGATCCCGCTGGCCTACCTGTTCGTCACGGTGAACTACGCCGGCTACTGGATGATCGACAACGTCTACTTCAACGCCGCGGCCAAGGGCTACAACGTCTTCAACGGCATCATCTCGATCGTGATGATGGCGCTGGGCGTGGTGATCCTGATCTCGGCCCTGATGAAGTGGAAGGAAATGCTGGGCCTGACCCCGGCAGCGCGGCTGAAGCTGGCGCAAGCCTGA
- the xylB gene encoding xylulokinase, translating to MTFLGIDLGTSEVKAMLVDDEQRLLASDAVRLAIASPQALWSEQSPDEWWHATLKAIDRVRSAAPDAFAALRGIGLSGQMHGAVLLDKHQRVLRPAILWNDTRAHAECIELEALVPQSRQITGNLAMPGFTAPKLLWLQKYEPAIRARVDKVLLPKDYIAFRLTGEFVSEMSDAAGTLWLDVAGRDWSDRMLNATGLDRASMPRLVEGSQAGAALRPALAAEWGIAHEVVVAGGAGDNAAAAVGIGAVSPGDAFISLGTSGVMFVANERFLPNPAQAVHAFCHALPQRWHQMSVMLSAAASLTWASQLTQTPVGDLAGLAQRADAARAPLFLPYLNGERTPHNNARASGTLLGLSGTSDRAAVGYAVMEGVAFGLADGYAALAATGSRVGTASFVGGGSKSRFWGELIASATGITLLRHANGDFGGAFGAARLARLAVGGEAVEAVCTVPPVAEAIRPNPEMAALLHARHDRFRRAYAALEPEFARA from the coding sequence GTGACATTCCTGGGCATAGACCTCGGCACTTCCGAAGTGAAGGCCATGCTGGTCGACGACGAACAGCGGCTGCTGGCCAGCGATGCCGTCCGGCTCGCCATTGCCAGCCCGCAAGCGCTGTGGTCCGAGCAGAGCCCGGACGAGTGGTGGCACGCCACGCTGAAGGCAATCGACCGGGTGCGCAGCGCCGCGCCCGATGCATTTGCCGCGCTGCGCGGCATCGGCCTCTCGGGGCAGATGCACGGCGCTGTGCTGCTCGACAAGCACCAGCGCGTGCTGCGGCCGGCCATCCTGTGGAACGATACCCGCGCTCACGCTGAGTGCATCGAGCTCGAAGCGCTGGTGCCGCAGTCGCGGCAGATCACCGGCAATCTGGCGATGCCCGGCTTCACCGCGCCCAAGCTCCTGTGGCTGCAGAAGTACGAGCCGGCGATCCGTGCCCGCGTCGACAAGGTGCTGCTGCCCAAGGACTACATCGCCTTCCGGCTGACCGGCGAATTCGTCTCGGAGATGTCCGACGCCGCCGGCACGCTGTGGCTCGACGTGGCCGGCCGTGACTGGTCCGACCGGATGCTGAACGCCACCGGGCTGGACCGCGCCAGCATGCCGCGGCTGGTCGAAGGTTCGCAGGCCGGTGCCGCGCTGCGGCCGGCGCTGGCGGCCGAATGGGGCATCGCCCACGAAGTCGTCGTGGCCGGCGGCGCCGGTGACAACGCAGCGGCGGCGGTCGGCATCGGCGCGGTGTCCCCGGGAGATGCCTTCATCTCGCTCGGCACGTCGGGCGTGATGTTCGTTGCCAACGAACGCTTTCTGCCGAATCCGGCACAGGCCGTGCACGCTTTCTGCCACGCGCTGCCGCAGCGCTGGCACCAGATGAGCGTGATGCTCTCGGCCGCCGCCAGCCTGACGTGGGCGTCGCAGCTGACGCAGACGCCGGTCGGCGATCTGGCCGGGCTGGCGCAGCGTGCCGATGCCGCCCGCGCGCCGCTGTTCCTGCCTTACCTGAACGGCGAACGCACGCCGCACAACAATGCCCGCGCCAGCGGCACGCTGCTCGGCCTGAGCGGCACCAGCGACCGCGCCGCCGTCGGCTACGCGGTGATGGAGGGCGTCGCCTTCGGCCTGGCCGACGGCTATGCCGCGCTGGCGGCGACCGGCAGCCGCGTCGGGACCGCGTCCTTCGTCGGCGGCGGTTCGAAAAGCCGCTTCTGGGGCGAACTGATCGCCAGCGCCACCGGTATCACGCTGCTGCGCCACGCCAACGGCGATTTCGGCGGCGCGTTCGGCGCGGCCCGGCTTGCCCGGCTGGCGGTGGGCGGTGAAGCGGTCGAGGCCGTCTGCACCGTGCCGCCGGTGGCCGAAGCGATCCGCCCGAATCCCGAAATGGCCGCGTTGCTGCACGCGCGGCACGACCGGTTCCGCCGTGCCTACGCGGCGCTGGAACCCGAATTCGCCCGGGCCTGA
- the btsR gene encoding two-component system response regulator BtsR, protein MIKILIVDDEPLARDELAELLAPEADLQVVGQAGNAIEAIAAINRLHPDVVFLDIQMPQISGLQLLPMLDPDRMPYIVFVTAFDEFAVQAFEEHAFDYLLKPVEPARLAKTLARLRKERQSQQIGAIGGNAPLTQLPCYGHNRVYLLKVDAVEYALSRLSGVYLVDADGNEHFTELTLKTLEDKTPLLRCHRQHLVNPARIAEIRFGDGGGADIVTQGGQTVPVSRRFLRMVKDALGIV, encoded by the coding sequence ATGATCAAGATCCTCATCGTCGACGACGAACCGCTGGCCCGCGACGAGCTGGCCGAACTGCTCGCCCCCGAGGCCGACCTGCAGGTCGTCGGCCAGGCCGGCAACGCGATCGAGGCCATCGCCGCGATCAACCGGCTGCATCCGGACGTGGTGTTCCTCGACATCCAGATGCCGCAGATTTCCGGCCTGCAGCTGCTGCCGATGCTCGACCCCGACCGCATGCCCTACATCGTCTTCGTCACCGCCTTCGACGAGTTCGCCGTGCAGGCCTTCGAGGAACACGCCTTCGACTACCTGCTCAAGCCGGTCGAACCCGCCCGGCTGGCCAAGACGCTGGCGCGGCTCAGGAAGGAGCGCCAGTCGCAGCAGATCGGCGCGATCGGCGGCAATGCGCCGCTGACGCAGCTGCCGTGCTACGGCCACAACCGCGTGTACCTGCTCAAGGTCGACGCGGTCGAATACGCGCTGTCGCGCCTGAGCGGCGTCTATCTGGTCGATGCCGACGGCAACGAGCACTTCACCGAGCTGACGCTGAAAACGCTCGAGGACAAGACGCCGCTGCTGCGCTGCCACCGCCAGCATCTCGTCAACCCGGCGCGGATCGCCGAGATCCGCTTCGGCGACGGCGGCGGTGCCGACATCGTCACCCAGGGCGGGCAGACGGTGCCGGTGAGCCGGCGCTTCCTGCGCATGGTCAAGGATGCGCTCGGCATCGTCTGA
- the argJ gene encoding bifunctional glutamate N-acetyltransferase/amino-acid acetyltransferase ArgJ → MPVNLPELDPAQLHAVAGVEIGIASAGVKTAGRKDVTLFRFAPGTRVAGVFTLNRFCAAPVRICQTHLAESGEIRALVINTGNANAGTGVDGFDRAKQICLATAEALGVTPAEVLPFSTGVILEPLPHQKIIAALPAAKADLAPANWAAAAYSIMTTDTAPKAKSVQLEIGGKQVTITGIAKGAGMIHPNMATMLGFVATDASVSQSLLQDLVKWAADRSFNSITVDGDTSTNDSFILAATGQAGNAEIDDAASAEFAALRDAVLEVSQYLAKAIIRDGEGATKFMTIKVEGGKTWDECKAVGYAIGRSPLVKTAFFASDPNLGRILCAIGYSGVDALDVDALEVWLDDVLVAKDGGRHPDYKEEDGQRVLKQSEITITVKLGRGNVEATVWTCDFSYDYVKINADYRS, encoded by the coding sequence ATGCCCGTGAACCTGCCCGAACTCGATCCCGCCCAATTGCACGCCGTCGCCGGCGTGGAAATCGGTATTGCCTCCGCCGGTGTCAAGACCGCCGGCCGCAAGGACGTGACGCTGTTCCGATTCGCGCCGGGCACGCGCGTGGCCGGCGTGTTCACGCTCAACCGCTTCTGTGCCGCCCCGGTGCGCATCTGCCAGACCCATCTGGCCGAGAGCGGCGAAATCCGCGCGCTAGTGATCAACACCGGCAACGCTAACGCCGGCACCGGCGTCGACGGTTTTGATCGCGCCAAGCAGATCTGCCTGGCCACCGCCGAAGCGCTGGGTGTCACCCCGGCCGAAGTGCTGCCGTTCTCGACCGGCGTGATTCTCGAACCGCTGCCGCACCAGAAGATCATCGCCGCGCTGCCGGCCGCCAAGGCCGATCTGGCCCCTGCCAACTGGGCCGCCGCCGCGTACTCGATCATGACCACCGACACCGCACCCAAGGCCAAGTCGGTGCAGCTCGAAATCGGCGGCAAGCAGGTCACCATCACCGGCATCGCCAAGGGCGCCGGCATGATCCACCCGAACATGGCGACCATGCTCGGTTTTGTGGCCACCGACGCCAGCGTCAGCCAGTCGCTGCTGCAGGATCTGGTCAAATGGGCCGCCGACCGCTCGTTCAATTCGATCACCGTCGACGGCGACACCAGCACCAACGACAGCTTCATCCTCGCCGCCACCGGCCAGGCCGGCAACGCCGAAATCGATGACGCTGCCAGCGCCGAATTCGCCGCTTTGCGCGACGCGGTACTCGAAGTCAGCCAGTACCTCGCCAAGGCCATCATCCGCGACGGCGAAGGCGCCACCAAGTTCATGACCATCAAGGTGGAAGGCGGCAAGACCTGGGACGAATGCAAGGCAGTCGGCTACGCCATCGGCCGCTCGCCGCTGGTGAAAACCGCCTTCTTCGCCTCCGACCCCAACCTCGGCCGCATCCTCTGCGCGATCGGCTACTCGGGCGTCGACGCGCTCGACGTCGACGCGCTCGAAGTCTGGCTCGACGACGTCCTCGTCGCCAAAGACGGCGGCCGTCACCCGGACTACAAGGAAGAAGACGGCCAGCGCGTGCTCAAGCAGTCCGAAATCACCATCACCGTGAAGCTGGGCCGCGGCAATGTCGAGGCGACGGTGTGGACGTGCGATTTCAGCTATGACTATGTGAAGATCAATGCAGATTACCGGTCTTGA
- a CDS encoding sensor histidine kinase, which yields MIFDQFNLVLLLLQQMCVYLVIAYLLSKTPLFTPLMQVTIRLPHKLACYLIFSTFCILGTYFGLHIDDSIANTRAIGAVLGGLLGGPSVGLAVGFTGGLHRYSLGGPTATACMISTVTEGLIGGLVHRYLIRRGRVDILFRPLLVGGVALLAEVMQMLIILAVARPFAMAAQLVEHIALPMLVANTIGSAMFMRILLDRRAMFEKYSTAFSSRALKIAARAEGALRDGFNQENSTKVARIIYEETGVGAVAITDRDKLLAFIGIGDDHHLPGTPITSAYTFEAIARNEVVFADGNAMPYRCSIRPNCPLGSTLVIPLQGEGDRVVGTIKLYEPKRKLFSRLNRTLGEGIAKLLSRQILAGRIDAQQQLLAQSEIKLLHAQVNPHFLFNALNTISAVIRRDPDHARRLIQYLSTFFRKNLKRPSDVVTLADELEHVNAYLQIELARFAGRLEVEIDLPERFLAVQLPAFSLQPVVENAIKHGTSQLLGHGRVRIHARAGDGGDTLCLVVEDNAGLYHPKPGGDGLGMNLVDRRIKARYGAGFGVAVECEPELATRVILHLPMATQPEHAP from the coding sequence ATGATCTTCGACCAGTTCAATCTCGTCCTGCTGCTGTTGCAGCAGATGTGCGTTTACCTCGTGATCGCTTATCTGCTGTCGAAAACACCGCTGTTCACCCCGCTGATGCAGGTGACGATCCGGCTGCCGCACAAGCTGGCGTGTTATCTGATCTTCTCGACCTTCTGCATCCTCGGCACCTATTTCGGCCTGCACATCGACGATTCGATCGCCAACACCCGGGCGATCGGCGCGGTGCTGGGCGGCCTGCTCGGCGGGCCGTCGGTGGGGCTGGCGGTCGGGTTCACCGGCGGGCTGCACCGCTATTCGCTCGGCGGGCCGACGGCCACCGCGTGCATGATCTCGACCGTCACCGAAGGGCTGATCGGCGGGCTGGTGCACCGCTACCTGATCCGCCGCGGCCGCGTCGACATCCTGTTCAGGCCCCTGCTGGTCGGCGGCGTCGCGCTGCTTGCCGAGGTGATGCAGATGCTGATCATCCTCGCCGTTGCCCGGCCGTTCGCGATGGCGGCGCAGCTGGTCGAACACATTGCGCTGCCGATGCTCGTGGCCAACACCATCGGCAGCGCGATGTTCATGCGCATCCTGCTCGACCGGCGGGCGATGTTCGAGAAGTACTCGACCGCGTTCTCGTCGCGCGCGCTGAAGATCGCCGCCCGTGCCGAAGGCGCGCTGCGCGACGGCTTCAACCAGGAGAACAGCACCAAGGTCGCGCGGATCATCTACGAGGAGACCGGCGTCGGCGCGGTGGCGATCACCGACCGCGACAAGCTGCTGGCCTTCATCGGCATCGGCGACGACCACCACCTGCCCGGCACGCCGATCACGTCCGCCTACACCTTCGAGGCGATCGCCCGCAACGAGGTGGTGTTCGCCGACGGCAACGCCATGCCCTACCGCTGTTCGATCCGGCCCAACTGCCCGCTCGGCTCGACGCTGGTGATCCCCTTGCAGGGCGAGGGCGACCGCGTCGTCGGCACGATCAAGCTGTACGAGCCCAAGCGCAAGCTGTTCTCGAGGCTCAATCGCACCCTCGGCGAGGGCATCGCCAAGCTGCTTTCAAGGCAGATCCTCGCCGGCCGCATCGACGCGCAGCAGCAGCTGCTGGCGCAGTCCGAGATCAAGCTGCTGCACGCGCAGGTGAACCCGCACTTCCTGTTCAATGCGCTGAACACCATCAGCGCGGTGATCCGCCGCGACCCCGACCACGCGCGCCGGCTGATCCAGTACCTGTCGACCTTCTTCCGCAAGAACCTCAAGCGCCCGAGCGATGTGGTCACGCTGGCCGACGAACTCGAGCACGTGAACGCCTACCTGCAGATCGAACTGGCGCGCTTCGCCGGCCGGCTCGAGGTCGAGATCGACCTGCCCGAGCGCTTTCTGGCGGTGCAACTGCCGGCGTTTTCGCTGCAGCCCGTCGTCGAGAACGCGATCAAGCACGGCACCTCGCAACTGCTCGGCCACGGACGGGTCCGCATCCATGCCCGTGCCGGCGACGGCGGCGATACGCTCTGCTTGGTGGTCGAGGACAACGCCGGCCTGTATCACCCCAAGCCCGGTGGCGACGGGCTCGGCATGAACCTCGTCGACCGGCGCATCAAGGCGCGTTACGGCGCGGGCTTCGGCGTGGCCGTCGAGTGCGAGCCCGAGCTCGCCACCCGCGTCATCCTGCACCTGCCGATGGCAACGCAGCCGGAGCACGCGCCATGA